GAACAGCCGCAGTGTGAGGGTCAAGCATAGCTGCGTGGTAAATTCGGTCACGATTTTCTGTCAGAATGGCTTCTGTCAGCAAAGTTTGTACGTTGATATTGGTTTGCATAAGTGCTGCTAGGTGGCTTGGTAACGTGCCAAACTTTATTGGTTGGACACCATTGGAGTCGACTAAACAAGCGACTTCAACGCAACAACCTTGCGGTAGGTTATCAATTAGTGCTTCATTTTTAACGTTGCCATAAATCACACTTGGTGTTCCAGTCCAAATCGAGTTCATAATGGTACTCGCGTACTCTTTTGATTCCTGTACGGTGATTTTCTCGGCTGACTTGAACTCGTGAAGGTCATTTTTCCAAGCAGCAATTTGCTCGACGCAGCGCTTAGGGTATTCGTCTAGTGGCACTTTATAGCGTTCAATTAAATCAGGTCTGTTTGGTTTAATGAAATACGGTGTGTACTCGGAAAAGTGCTCCGATGATTCTGTTACAAAATAGCCGAGCTTTTTGAACATCTCATAGCGTACTAGATTTTCGCACCGCCCATCATTGTGTGGGTTTGGCTTAGGAGCATCCCCACGCTCAAAGGCCGATAGTAAATCTGGATAAATATCGACGTATTCCCCTTGCTCGTTTTTCTTTTCAAGGGTTAGATAGTAGGCCATGTGGTTGATACCAGCACATGTATAGCGAAGATCTCCATAGTTAATGTCTAAATCTCTCGCCAGTTCCTCTGCAGTGCCTTGTACGGAATGACACAAACCAACCTGCTTGATATTTGGGAACTTCTCATACATCGCCCAAGTATTCATTGCCATTGGGTTGACGTAATTGAGCATGGTGGCATTCGGGCAGACT
This genomic stretch from Vibrio marisflavi CECT 7928 harbors:
- a CDS encoding alpha-glucosidase/alpha-galactosidase, whose protein sequence is MKGPKITFIGAGSTIFVKNILGDVFHKPALQQAHIALMDIDETRLDESHFVVRKLMESSEATGSISCHLDQKEALKDADFVVIAFQIGGYEPCTVTDFEVCKRHGLEQTIGDTLGPAGIMRSLRTIPHLWKVCEDMEEVCPNATMLNYVNPMAMNTWAMYEKFPNIKQVGLCHSVQGTAEELARDLDINYGDLRYTCAGINHMAYYLTLEKKNEQGEYVDIYPDLLSAFERGDAPKPNPHNDGRCENLVRYEMFKKLGYFVTESSEHFSEYTPYFIKPNRPDLIERYKVPLDEYPKRCVEQIAAWKNDLHEFKSAEKITVQESKEYASTIMNSIWTGTPSVIYGNVKNEALIDNLPQGCCVEVACLVDSNGVQPIKFGTLPSHLAALMQTNINVQTLLTEAILTENRDRIYHAAMLDPHTAAVLGIEEIYSLVDDLIASHDNWLPQWVHK